From one Triticum aestivum cultivar Chinese Spring chromosome 4B, IWGSC CS RefSeq v2.1, whole genome shotgun sequence genomic stretch:
- the LOC123094469 gene encoding thioredoxin-like protein CITRX, chloroplastic: MASFPLASAARSLPTLGSHLPAAATTRSVSIPASPVPAAKNATSCSFSTRSCRPTVRRNAAETYVPGSGKYIAPDYLVKKVSAKELEELVRGERKVPLIVDFYATWCGPCVLMAQDIEMLAVEYEDSALFVKVDTDEEYEFARDMQVRGLPTLYFFSPDQGKDAIRTEGLIPIEMVRNIIENEL; encoded by the coding sequence ATGGCCTCCTTCCCGCTGGCATCCGCCGCCCGTTCCCTCCCCACCCTAGGGTCTCACCTCCCGGCAGCCGCGACCACCCGCAGCGTCTCCATCCCGGCCTCCCCTGTCCCTGCGGCGAAGAACGCCACCTCCTGCAGCTTCAGCACCAGGAGCTGCAGGCCAACCGTTCGACGGAACGCCGCAGAGACCTACGTCCCAGGCTCCGGCAAGTACATCGCGCCGGACTACCTCGTGAAGAAGGTgtcggccaaggagctggaggagcTCGTCAGGGGGGAGAGGAAGGTGCCGCTCATCGTGGATTTCTACGCCACCTGGTGCGGGCCGTGCGTGCTCATGGCGCAGGACATCGAGATGCTCGCCGTCGAGTACGAGGACAGCGCCTTGTTTGTCAAGGTGGACACGGACGAGGAATATGAGTTCGCAAGGGATATGCAGGTAAGGGGACTGCCAACGCTGTATTTCTTCAGTCCGGATCAGGGCAAGGACGCCATTAGGACCGAGGGGCTAATTCCTATCGAAATGGTCAGAAACATCATCGAAAACGAGCTGTGA